From a region of the Triticum aestivum cultivar Chinese Spring chromosome 7D, IWGSC CS RefSeq v2.1, whole genome shotgun sequence genome:
- the LOC123169230 gene encoding glutaminyl-peptide cyclotransferase — protein MPPLLVRHSVLIFIIPAMLLTLLGLPPTATLATRFYSFDLMREYPHDPEAFTEGLLYGGNDTLFESTGLFGRSSVRKVDLQTGKVLVLHQMDEKMFGEGLTLLGDRLFQLTWLTNVGFTYDRHNFSKCGSFSHKMRDGWGLATDGRVVFGSDGTSTLYQIDPESHQVMRMVPVKYQDNDVRYLNELEYINGEVWANAFKTDCIAIISPDSGIVVGWVFLHELRHHSPNSGNMAHDVLNGIAWDEDNHRLFVTGKLWPTLYEIKLRHIEGPPDGSIEQLCPRIIIPGSGNFPLL, from the exons ATGCCGCCGCTCCTCGTCCGACACTCGGTACTTATCTTCATTATCCCCGCCATGCTCCTCACCCTCCTCGGGCTCCCACCAACTGCTACGCTCGCCACCAGGTTCTACTCGTTCGACCTGATGCGCGAGTACCCTCACGATCCGGAGGCCTTCACAGAG GGCCTCTTGTATGGAGGAAATGACACTCTTTTCGAGTCCACTGGCCTTTTTGGCAGG TCATCCGTGCGAAAGGTTGATCTTCAAACAGGAAAG GTTTTAGTTCTGCACCAAATGGACGAGAAAATGTTTGGAGAAGGTCTAACACTTCTCGGCGATAG ATTGTTTCAACTTACTTGGTTGACGAATGTTGGATTTACGTACGATCGACACAACTTTAGTAAA TGTGGTAGTTTTTCCCACAAAATGCGTGACGGGTGGGGGCTAGCTACAGATGGGAGGGTTGTTTTCGGCAGTGATGGTACCTCAACTTTGTACCAGATAGATCCAGAATCTCATCAGG TCATGAGGATGGTGCCTGTGAAATATCAAGATAATGACGTTAGGTATCTTAATGAACTTGAATACATAAACGGTGAAGTATGGGCAAATGCCTTCAAG ACAGATTGCATCGCTATAATTTCCCCTGATAGTGGCATAGTGGTGGGTTGGGTTTTTCTTCATGAGCTGAG GCATCACTCACCGAATTCAGGTAATATG GCTCATGACGTTCTAAATGGTATAGCTTGGGATGAAGACAACCACAGATTGTTCG TGACCGGAAAATTATGGCCAACGCTATATGAGATTAAGCTACGTCACATTGAGGGGCCACCAGATGGGTCTATAGAGCAGCTATGTCCAAGGATCATAATTCCGGGTTCCGGGAATTTTCCCTTGTTATGA